Proteins from a genomic interval of Undibacterium parvum:
- a CDS encoding class I SAM-dependent methyltransferase has product MAHTPDFNSSNSAIASAWVHRFLPLIPKDAGPVLDLACGSGRHTRLLLDAGYEVWALDKEAALLAPLEVLGARCLQFDLESPADGDAAETSNWPFQPAMFAGIIVTNYLHRPLFPYLNAALNHQGVLIYETFALGNETYGRPKNPDFLLQDGELLREFLSDTMPNQKNHCIAYEHGYVEKPAPAMLQRICLRSLGSGLAYAGVLDRI; this is encoded by the coding sequence ATGGCGCATACCCCTGACTTCAATTCCTCAAATAGCGCAATAGCCTCTGCTTGGGTGCACCGGTTTTTGCCGCTGATACCTAAGGATGCCGGACCAGTACTTGATCTGGCATGCGGTAGTGGACGGCATACACGGCTCTTGCTCGATGCTGGGTATGAGGTCTGGGCGCTGGATAAAGAGGCGGCCTTACTAGCGCCTTTGGAGGTGCTGGGTGCACGTTGCTTGCAGTTTGATCTGGAGTCGCCGGCTGACGGCGATGCCGCTGAAACGTCCAATTGGCCGTTTCAGCCAGCTATGTTTGCTGGCATCATCGTGACCAATTATTTGCATAGACCCTTATTCCCCTACTTAAATGCGGCTTTGAATCATCAGGGTGTCTTGATTTATGAAACCTTCGCGCTAGGCAATGAAACCTATGGACGCCCCAAGAATCCTGACTTCTTATTGCAAGATGGGGAACTTTTGCGCGAATTTCTGTCTGATACTATGCCAAATCAAAAAAATCATTGCATCGCCTATGAGCATGGCTATGTAGAAAAACCGGCTCCAGCCATGCTGCAAAGGATATGCCTGCGCTCGCTAGGGTCTGGCTTGGCTTATGCGGGCGTTCTGGATAGAATTTGA
- the htpX gene encoding protease HtpX, with amino-acid sequence MKRIFLFLATNLAVMLVMSLVLSLFGVNRYLTANGLNLTSLMGFSLVVGFVGAFFSLLISKPMAKWSTGARVIDAPSSSTELWLVSTVKTLAERAGIATPEVAVYQGEANAFATGAFKNSALVAVSTGLLESMNKEEIEAVLGHEIAHIANGDMVTMALIQGVVNTFVVFLARVVGYAIDKAVFRNGDNDRPGIGYMVTVFVCEMIFGIAASMIVAWFSRQREFRADAGSAKLLGNQLPMIHALARLGGMAPGELPKSMAAAGINDKPGWGALFSTHPPMEQRIAALQNLK; translated from the coding sequence ATGAAACGTATTTTCTTATTTTTAGCAACCAATCTGGCCGTCATGTTGGTGATGTCGCTGGTCTTGTCTTTGTTTGGCGTGAATCGCTATCTCACCGCCAATGGACTCAATCTGACTAGTCTGATGGGTTTTTCGCTGGTGGTTGGTTTCGTGGGCGCGTTTTTCTCTTTGTTGATCAGTAAGCCTATGGCGAAGTGGTCGACTGGTGCCCGGGTCATCGATGCGCCGTCCTCGAGTACCGAATTGTGGTTGGTGAGCACTGTCAAAACCTTGGCTGAACGCGCTGGAATAGCGACGCCTGAGGTGGCTGTGTATCAGGGTGAGGCGAACGCCTTTGCGACTGGCGCATTTAAAAATTCTGCTCTGGTGGCAGTTTCTACTGGCCTGCTTGAAAGCATGAATAAGGAAGAAATCGAAGCCGTGTTAGGCCATGAAATTGCGCATATCGCCAATGGTGATATGGTGACCATGGCCTTGATACAGGGTGTAGTGAATACCTTCGTGGTGTTTTTAGCGCGCGTGGTTGGCTATGCGATCGATAAAGCCGTGTTCCGCAATGGCGATAACGACAGGCCAGGGATTGGCTACATGGTTACCGTGTTTGTTTGTGAGATGATTTTCGGCATCGCCGCTTCTATGATCGTGGCTTGGTTCTCGCGTCAGCGTGAGTTTCGTGCTGATGCAGGTTCGGCTAAATTGCTCGGTAACCAGCTCCCTATGATACATGCCCTAGCGCGTTTGGGTGGTATGGCGCCGGGCGAATTACCTAAGTCTATGGCTGCTGCCGGTATCAATGATAAGCCGGGCTGGGGCGCGCTGTTTTCTACCCATCCTCCTATGGAGCAGCGTATAGCTGCTTTGCAGAATTTAAAATAA
- a CDS encoding site-2 protease family protein codes for MNELIQTVAVYALPVIFAITLHEAAHAFAAKYFGDMTAYSQGRVSLNPLLHIDPFGTIVIPAVLYLATGGAFLFGYAKPVPVNFSNLRHPKRDMAWVSLAGPAANFLMAFLWLFFALSLSSMGVDEDFFLRMARAGVLTNLVMFAFNLFPIPPLDGGRILVSLLPYKMAHKFAQIEPYGFFIVMGLVMLHVLQFWMAPVMFIANLLLQLMISPFSFLLG; via the coding sequence ATGAATGAATTGATACAAACCGTCGCGGTGTATGCGCTGCCGGTTATTTTTGCAATTACTTTGCATGAGGCGGCACATGCCTTTGCCGCGAAATATTTTGGCGATATGACTGCGTATAGCCAAGGACGGGTCAGCTTAAACCCTTTACTGCACATAGATCCGTTTGGCACTATTGTGATTCCCGCGGTTTTGTATCTGGCGACAGGTGGCGCCTTTTTGTTTGGTTATGCCAAGCCGGTGCCGGTTAACTTCTCCAATTTACGCCATCCTAAGCGTGATATGGCCTGGGTCTCTCTGGCTGGGCCCGCTGCGAATTTTTTAATGGCTTTTCTGTGGCTGTTCTTTGCCTTGTCATTAAGCTCTATGGGGGTTGACGAAGATTTTTTTCTGCGCATGGCCAGAGCGGGCGTGCTGACTAACTTGGTGATGTTTGCTTTTAATTTGTTTCCTATTCCGCCTTTGGATGGGGGGCGAATTTTGGTCAGTTTATTGCCTTACAAGATGGCACATAAGTTTGCCCAGATAGAGCCCTACGGTTTTTTTATCGTGATGGGCCTAGTGATGTTGCATGTACTTCAGTTTTGGATGGCGCCAGTGATGTTCATCGCCAATTTATTGCTGCAGTTAATGATCTCGCCTTTTAGTTTTTTGCTCGGCTAG
- the flhB gene encoding flagellar biosynthesis protein FlhB has protein sequence MAEDSDLERTEPASPKRLEQAREEGDVPRSRELSTCTILLAAGGSLWVAGDGLIRELSHALIAFLSMERALAYDSTMLLTLVSRTLEQILLAFAPIAGLLILVALGSPLLIGGWLFSAKALQPNFSRMNPMSGLVNMVSSRAAAELFKAIMKTILVGSIAWLVVSHQKEAIFGLALEPLKQGSAHLGSMLAVCFLSIVGGLILIAAIDAPYQMWHYSNKLMMTHQEVVQESKEANGNPQVKAKIRQQQREMARRRMMAEVPTADVIVTNPTHFAVALKYKEGGTGAPRVVAKGADAVAAKIRELGKENNIPLLEAPPLARALFKHTELGDEIPEALYAAVAEVLAYVFQLRGFRQHGGMRPVEPSDLPVPLELDPNNAPNNAPNNQLEAKV, from the coding sequence ATGGCCGAAGATAGCGATCTCGAAAGAACCGAACCGGCCTCACCCAAGCGTCTAGAACAGGCGCGGGAAGAGGGCGATGTGCCGCGCTCCAGAGAGTTGTCGACCTGTACCATTTTGCTGGCCGCTGGTGGCTCCTTGTGGGTGGCAGGAGACGGTTTGATACGCGAGTTGAGTCATGCCTTGATCGCTTTTTTGTCGATGGAGCGGGCCTTGGCGTACGACTCGACCATGTTGCTGACGCTAGTTTCACGCACGCTAGAGCAGATTTTGTTGGCGTTTGCACCGATCGCCGGGCTCTTGATCTTGGTGGCGCTCGGTTCGCCTCTGTTGATCGGTGGTTGGTTGTTTAGTGCCAAGGCCTTGCAGCCGAATTTTTCACGCATGAATCCCATGTCCGGTCTGGTGAATATGGTTTCTAGCAGGGCGGCAGCCGAGTTGTTCAAAGCAATTATGAAGACAATTTTGGTCGGCAGCATTGCATGGCTCGTGGTCTCGCATCAAAAAGAGGCAATTTTCGGACTGGCGCTGGAACCTTTAAAGCAAGGTAGTGCGCATCTTGGAAGCATGTTGGCCGTTTGTTTTTTGTCTATCGTTGGCGGCTTGATTTTGATCGCGGCGATCGATGCGCCATATCAAATGTGGCATTACTCGAATAAATTAATGATGACGCATCAGGAAGTGGTGCAGGAATCGAAAGAGGCGAACGGTAATCCTCAGGTGAAAGCCAAAATTCGCCAGCAGCAGCGCGAGATGGCGCGCCGCCGCATGATGGCAGAAGTGCCTACCGCCGACGTGATTGTGACCAATCCTACGCATTTTGCGGTGGCCTTGAAATACAAGGAGGGCGGTACGGGCGCGCCACGGGTGGTCGCCAAAGGTGCAGATGCGGTCGCCGCGAAAATTCGTGAGTTGGGTAAGGAAAATAATATTCCCTTGCTGGAAGCTCCGCCCCTGGCGCGTGCCTTGTTTAAACATACCGAGTTGGGCGATGAAATACCTGAGGCTCTGTACGCGGCCGTGGCGGAAGTGCTGGCCTATGTATTTCAATTGCGTGGTTTCCGTCAGCATGGAGGTATGCGCCCGGTGGAGCCTTCCGATTTACCAGTTCCCTTAGAGTTGGATCCTAACAATGCGCCTAACAATGCACCGAACAATCAGTTGGAAGCTAAAGTATGA
- the dapA gene encoding 4-hydroxy-tetrahydrodipicolinate synthase, whose translation MIQGSLVAIVTPMHADGSLDLPCLRKLIDWHIAEGTDGIVIVGTTGESPTVSVEEHCELIRVAVEHTNKRVPIIAGSGGNSTAEAIVLTKFAKASGADASLQVVPYYNRPTQEGMYQHFKKIAESVDIPVILYNVPGRTVADMSNETMLRLAQVPGIIGVKEASGNIARDTDLIRLAPESFAVYSGDDATAMALMFCGGKGNISVTANVAPRAMHDLCAAAMRGDIKEAIAINNRLIPLHNKLFIEPNPLPVKWAMMEMGLIPTGMRLPLVPMSEQFHEPVRAAMRESGILK comes from the coding sequence ATGATACAAGGAAGTCTGGTTGCTATTGTGACCCCAATGCATGCAGATGGCAGTCTTGATTTGCCTTGCTTGCGCAAATTAATCGATTGGCATATTGCAGAGGGTACTGACGGCATCGTGATCGTCGGCACCACCGGTGAATCACCGACTGTCAGCGTTGAAGAGCACTGTGAATTAATCCGGGTAGCAGTCGAGCATACGAATAAACGGGTACCGATTATCGCTGGTTCCGGTGGCAACTCCACCGCAGAAGCGATCGTCTTGACCAAGTTTGCCAAAGCTAGCGGTGCCGATGCCTCGCTGCAAGTGGTGCCTTACTATAATCGTCCTACCCAAGAAGGGATGTATCAGCATTTCAAAAAAATCGCTGAATCAGTTGATATCCCGGTTATTTTGTATAACGTGCCAGGTCGTACCGTGGCCGATATGTCAAACGAGACTATGCTGCGTTTGGCGCAAGTGCCTGGCATCATAGGTGTCAAAGAAGCGAGTGGTAATATTGCGCGCGATACAGATTTGATCCGTTTGGCGCCAGAGTCATTTGCCGTCTATTCGGGCGATGATGCAACCGCGATGGCCTTGATGTTTTGCGGTGGTAAAGGGAATATTTCGGTGACTGCCAATGTGGCACCACGTGCCATGCATGACTTGTGTGCCGCTGCTATGCGTGGCGATATCAAGGAGGCGATCGCGATTAATAATCGTTTGATACCTTTGCATAATAAGTTATTTATAGAGCCAAATCCTCTGCCAGTAAAATGGGCCATGATGGAGATGGGTTTGATACCGACAGGCATGCGTTTGCCTTTAGTGCCTATGTCGGAACAATTTCATGAACCTGTGCGCGCTGCGATGCGTGAATCGGGTATTTTGAAATAA
- a CDS encoding TonB-dependent receptor plug domain-containing protein produces the protein MPPNFRIRATALAFSAAFSFPVFSNAQSLPVTATPTPAPKGDELDLTSNRLEKTDQTESSAQNKNKPKAKNVEPVEVIQSVNVNAARQTDLEVRRSSTAAKLIFGREELDRNGDASIGEILKRLPGVTIGGKPGRGGDIRMRGMGSGYTQILLNGEAAPRGFSMDSLSPDQVERIEVIRGPVAEYSTQAIAGTINIVLREEYKQKDIELKISDSLEQDRHAPNISLTYPGQVGSLSYALNGSIFRNQQLDEAQTHNLEKDGQGQVTLTQDILDQSTRHSQGLQFAPRLSYRFENGDSLMLQPFIMNSRSQTESLSELIQTPQSTAQYASALSSGQSEHSFGRGFSNWQHKFSDNSKLMVKLGGGAGRQESNSLRKEYDAGGLLLNTISDVNNTHDSSLNLGAKYNRALGESHSLAMGLDLEAGKRSQTRISLQNGLPQFADSGDDLDASTRRVALFAQDEFDLSPQWSAYAGLRWEGIRTSSSAVALSAAAVENTSSVWSPVLHSVWRLSGASKNQIRMSLTRSYRAPSLSDLIAIPSISSVNSPTKPDRSGNPNLKPELSTGVDLAYEQYLTRAGIMSANLFVRSIDDLIRRRTELVNTLTGPRWVSAPVNVGHALASGIELEAKFQFQEFFPSAPAIDFRSNYSHFWSRVDDIAGPNNRLDQQPVQTANLGLDYRAAGLPLTLGGSLNWTPAYETQNSDTQLSSAGIKRQIDVYGLWKFSPNLQLRLSANNFQADDYRSGSVVTTGGVYHEGSSTSKTYTTWTLKLEMKI, from the coding sequence ATGCCTCCGAATTTCCGTATACGCGCCACTGCACTGGCTTTCAGTGCAGCCTTTTCTTTCCCTGTCTTCAGTAATGCTCAATCACTGCCAGTAACCGCTACGCCCACGCCTGCGCCCAAGGGTGATGAGCTTGATCTCACTTCAAATAGGCTGGAGAAAACCGATCAGACGGAGTCCTCAGCGCAAAATAAAAATAAACCTAAGGCGAAGAATGTCGAGCCAGTCGAGGTCATACAAAGTGTGAATGTGAATGCCGCACGTCAAACGGATTTAGAGGTGCGCCGTAGTTCTACCGCTGCTAAATTGATTTTTGGTCGTGAAGAGTTGGACAGAAATGGCGATGCCAGCATAGGCGAGATTCTAAAACGCCTGCCAGGAGTGACGATAGGCGGCAAGCCGGGGCGGGGCGGCGATATTCGCATGCGCGGTATGGGCAGCGGCTATACGCAGATTTTGCTCAATGGTGAAGCCGCACCACGCGGCTTTTCCATGGATAGTTTGTCGCCTGATCAGGTCGAGCGCATCGAGGTGATTCGCGGGCCAGTGGCGGAATACAGTACCCAGGCGATCGCCGGAACCATCAATATAGTTTTACGTGAAGAATATAAGCAAAAAGATATAGAGCTTAAAATTTCTGACAGCCTTGAGCAAGATAGGCATGCTCCGAATATTTCCCTCACGTATCCGGGGCAAGTCGGCAGCTTATCGTATGCCTTGAACGGCTCTATCTTTCGGAATCAGCAGTTGGACGAAGCGCAAACTCATAACCTGGAAAAGGATGGGCAAGGGCAAGTCACTTTGACACAAGATATCCTTGATCAGAGCACTCGCCATTCGCAAGGCCTGCAGTTCGCACCGCGCCTGAGTTACCGTTTCGAGAATGGTGACAGCCTGATGTTGCAGCCCTTCATTATGAATTCGCGTAGTCAAACCGAGAGTCTGAGTGAGTTGATCCAGACGCCGCAAAGCACCGCGCAATATGCGAGCGCGCTATCCAGCGGACAGTCAGAGCATAGTTTTGGCCGCGGTTTTAGTAACTGGCAGCACAAATTTTCCGATAATTCCAAGTTGATGGTGAAACTGGGTGGTGGTGCCGGGCGTCAGGAGAGCAATTCTTTGCGTAAGGAGTACGATGCAGGCGGACTGTTATTGAATACGATTTCGGATGTGAATAATACGCACGATAGTAGCCTTAATCTTGGTGCTAAATACAACCGTGCTTTGGGCGAAAGTCATAGCCTGGCCATGGGTTTGGATCTGGAGGCGGGCAAACGCAGTCAAACCCGTATTTCTCTGCAGAATGGGCTGCCGCAGTTTGCTGATTCCGGTGATGATCTCGATGCCAGCACGCGCCGGGTTGCCTTATTTGCGCAAGATGAATTCGATCTGAGTCCGCAATGGTCTGCCTATGCGGGCTTGCGCTGGGAGGGTATCCGCACTAGTAGTAGCGCTGTGGCTCTATCCGCTGCTGCGGTAGAAAACACCAGTAGTGTTTGGAGTCCGGTTCTGCATTCAGTGTGGCGGCTTTCTGGTGCCAGCAAAAATCAGATACGCATGAGCTTAACGCGTAGTTATCGTGCGCCTAGTTTGAGTGATTTGATTGCTATCCCTAGTATTTCTTCGGTAAATAGTCCGACTAAACCGGATCGTAGCGGTAATCCTAATCTCAAGCCGGAGTTGTCGACGGGTGTCGATCTCGCTTATGAACAATATTTGACACGCGCCGGTATCATGAGTGCCAATCTGTTTGTGCGTAGTATCGACGATTTGATACGGCGACGTACTGAGTTGGTCAATACGCTCACTGGTCCACGCTGGGTATCTGCTCCAGTAAATGTCGGGCATGCACTTGCCAGCGGCATAGAGCTAGAGGCGAAGTTTCAATTTCAGGAATTTTTCCCTAGTGCGCCGGCAATTGATTTTCGCAGCAACTATAGCCATTTTTGGTCCAGGGTCGACGATATCGCAGGTCCGAATAATCGCTTAGACCAGCAGCCAGTGCAAACAGCGAACCTGGGTTTGGATTATCGCGCAGCAGGCCTGCCTTTAACGCTGGGTGGGAGCCTGAATTGGACGCCCGCCTATGAGACTCAGAACAGTGATACGCAACTTAGCAGCGCAGGCATAAAGCGTCAGATCGATGTGTACGGTCTGTGGAAGTTCAGTCCTAACCTGCAGTTACGTTTGTCGGCAAATAATTTTCAGGCGGATGATTATCGGAGCGGTAGTGTCGTCACCACCGGCGGCGTTTATCATGAGGGCAGCAGCACATCCAAGACTTATACCACCTGGACACTCAAGCTAGAAATGAAAATATAA
- a CDS encoding L-threonylcarbamoyladenylate synthase, giving the protein MSQFFQIHPENPQLRLIKQAVQMIHQGGIVALPTDSCYALVCHLDDKDAVIRLRRIRGVDDKHHLTLLCRDLSEIALYAKVDNRQFRLLKAATPGPYTFILEATKEVPRRLSHPSRKTIGLRVPENRITHALLEELGQPLLGATLILPNEDEPLTDPEIIRERLEKLVDLVIDGGACSLVPTSVIDMTHETPELIRQGRGDVGLFGL; this is encoded by the coding sequence ATGAGTCAATTTTTTCAAATCCATCCCGAAAATCCACAGCTACGTTTGATTAAACAGGCGGTGCAGATGATACATCAGGGTGGTATCGTCGCGCTCCCTACGGATTCTTGTTACGCTCTTGTTTGTCACCTCGACGATAAGGATGCAGTCATTCGCTTGCGACGCATACGCGGGGTCGACGACAAGCATCATTTAACCTTGTTATGTAGAGATTTGTCTGAAATCGCCTTGTATGCCAAGGTGGATAATCGCCAGTTTAGATTGCTCAAAGCGGCTACCCCGGGGCCATATACTTTTATTTTGGAGGCGACCAAAGAAGTGCCGCGCCGTCTTAGTCATCCATCGCGTAAGACCATAGGTTTGCGGGTGCCGGAGAATCGCATCACGCATGCTTTGCTCGAAGAGTTGGGGCAGCCCCTGCTAGGCGCGACTCTGATTTTGCCGAACGAAGATGAGCCGCTGACCGACCCCGAAATTATTCGTGAACGCCTTGAAAAACTGGTCGATCTGGTGATCGATGGCGGCGCCTGCAGTCTGGTCCCAACCAGCGTGATCGATATGACTCATGAAACGCCCGAGCTAATACGTCAGGGCAGGGGTGACGTAGGCTTGTTTGGTCTGTGA
- the bamC gene encoding outer membrane protein assembly factor BamC: MAKSFVANKEMNRALLLVGVIGLAGCTSTGFESNRIDYKSASKVSTVALEVPPDLTQIRRDSRFAIPEANQGSATASSYNLQKSSTAPVVASAMIAPNQVQDMRIERDGSQRWLSVKRTPEALWPLLKDFWQDLGFLISIEKQDAGIMETDWAENRAKIPQDMLRNTLGKVLDSLYSTGERDKFRTRLERAANGNVEIYISHRGAQEVLVGVQKDGTTWTPRPSDSGLEAEFLTRLMVRLGSDGERAKVAVNAVATVKPRSQLLKDGTISYVETDEGFDRSWRRVGLALDRMGFTVEDRDRSQGVYFVRYIDQDIDAKTKGASDGMLSKLFSWGSSDATKNSQKYRVQVKDSGELSRVTVLNNEGKPEESAVSSKILTLLNEQLK, translated from the coding sequence ATGGCAAAAAGCTTTGTTGCTAATAAAGAGATGAATCGTGCTTTATTGCTGGTTGGCGTAATCGGTTTAGCTGGTTGCACTTCAACTGGGTTTGAATCTAATCGCATTGATTACAAGAGTGCCAGTAAAGTAAGTACGGTCGCTTTGGAAGTTCCTCCTGATTTAACGCAAATTCGTAGAGATAGTCGCTTCGCTATTCCGGAAGCGAACCAAGGTAGTGCTACCGCCTCCAGCTACAATCTGCAGAAGTCATCGACTGCACCGGTAGTGGCGAGCGCCATGATCGCGCCGAATCAAGTGCAAGATATGCGTATAGAGCGCGATGGTTCGCAGCGCTGGTTAAGCGTTAAGCGTACGCCAGAAGCCCTGTGGCCTTTGCTGAAGGACTTTTGGCAAGATCTGGGTTTCCTGATCAGCATAGAAAAACAAGATGCTGGCATCATGGAAACCGATTGGGCAGAAAACCGCGCCAAGATTCCGCAAGACATGTTGCGCAATACCTTGGGCAAGGTCTTAGATTCGCTGTATTCGACTGGGGAGAGAGATAAATTTCGTACCCGTCTAGAGCGTGCAGCGAACGGCAACGTAGAAATTTACATCAGTCATCGCGGTGCGCAAGAGGTCTTGGTCGGCGTGCAAAAAGATGGCACCACCTGGACTCCTAGACCTTCCGATAGCGGCTTGGAAGCTGAATTTTTGACGCGCCTGATGGTGCGTCTGGGTTCCGATGGCGAGCGCGCGAAAGTTGCGGTGAACGCAGTTGCTACAGTAAAACCACGCTCACAACTGCTCAAAGATGGCACAATCAGCTATGTCGAGACCGATGAGGGCTTTGACCGTTCATGGCGTAGAGTTGGTTTGGCCTTAGATCGTATGGGCTTTACCGTCGAGGATAGAGATCGTTCACAAGGCGTGTATTTTGTTCGTTATATTGATCAAGATATCGATGCCAAAACCAAGGGTGCCAGCGATGGTATGCTTTCTAAGTTGTTTTCCTGGGGCAGCAGTGATGCCACCAAAAACTCTCAGAAATACCGCGTACAAGTCAAGGATAGCGGCGAATTAAGTCGCGTCACGGTACTCAATAACGAGGGTAAGCCAGAAGAGTCCGCGGTATCGAGTAAAATCCTGACGCTGCTCAATGAGCAATTGAAGTAA
- a CDS encoding 3',5'-nucleoside bisphosphate phosphatase, which translates to MLNVDLHCHSTISDGVFAPDLVAARAAANGVDVWALTDHDEVRGIPKARAAASDLGMRFITGLEISVTWAGRTIHIVGLNIDETNEDLLAGLVMTRSGRQRRAEDMAADLARVGIPNVYQGALKYVGNPDLISRSHFARYLVEIGVCENVSAVFKKYLTEGKPGFVPHRWATLAEAVGWIRRAGGVAVVAHPGRYDLSSIAFDAFFREFKVYGGAAIEVVTGSHSVAQYHEYTKVAKRYGFMASRGSDFHAPDEMLPDLGCLPPLAKELTPVWNDWV; encoded by the coding sequence CTGCTCAATGTTGATCTTCATTGCCACTCCACTATTTCGGATGGGGTATTCGCGCCTGACTTAGTCGCAGCAAGAGCGGCGGCAAACGGTGTTGATGTGTGGGCTTTAACCGATCACGATGAAGTACGCGGCATTCCTAAGGCTCGTGCGGCGGCTTCTGATCTTGGTATGCGCTTTATCACAGGGCTAGAAATTTCAGTAACCTGGGCGGGGCGCACCATCCATATCGTCGGTTTGAATATTGACGAAACCAATGAAGATCTATTGGCTGGTTTGGTCATGACACGCTCTGGGCGGCAACGACGCGCTGAAGACATGGCAGCAGATTTGGCGCGCGTGGGTATCCCGAATGTGTATCAAGGTGCCTTGAAGTATGTCGGCAATCCAGATTTAATTTCACGTTCGCATTTTGCCCGTTATCTGGTCGAGATTGGTGTCTGTGAAAACGTCTCAGCAGTATTTAAGAAATATTTAACCGAAGGTAAGCCCGGTTTTGTTCCGCATCGCTGGGCAACTTTAGCGGAAGCGGTGGGCTGGATACGTCGTGCTGGCGGGGTGGCCGTGGTTGCGCATCCAGGTCGCTATGATTTAAGTTCTATCGCTTTCGACGCCTTTTTTCGCGAGTTTAAGGTCTACGGCGGTGCGGCGATTGAAGTCGTGACAGGTAGTCATAGCGTGGCTCAGTATCACGAATATACCAAGGTGGCCAAACGTTACGGCTTTATGGCCTCGCGTGGCTCTGATTTTCATGCGCCTGATGAGATGTTGCCGGATTTAGGGTGTTTGCCGCCGCTGGCTAAAGAGCTCACTCCAGTCTGGAATGATTGGGTGTAA